In Sphingobium sp. Z007, one DNA window encodes the following:
- a CDS encoding CoA ester lyase gives MLLRHARSLLFLPASNARAIAKARTLPCDMVILDLEDAVADDAKEDARAGAIVALGEGFGGRIAAVRINVAGTPWHGMEMVAVKGSAADYVVLPKVETARQVKDVYSVCGKPVIAMIESARGVLAAAEIAAGEGCAALFMGNNDLRKDLGIPAGAGREGLSHAMQAVVLAARAAGIAVFDGVYNRLDDLGALEAECAAGHALGFDGKTLIHPSQVPVANQVFGPDAQAVVDARRLVEAATGGAERYEGRMIETMHVEEARALIARAEAVGQ, from the coding sequence ATGTTGCTGCGCCACGCCCGATCGCTGCTGTTCCTGCCCGCGTCCAATGCCCGCGCGATCGCCAAGGCGCGGACGTTGCCTTGCGACATGGTGATATTGGACCTGGAGGATGCCGTGGCGGACGACGCCAAGGAGGATGCGCGAGCCGGTGCGATCGTGGCGTTGGGCGAGGGCTTTGGCGGGCGGATCGCGGCGGTGCGGATCAATGTCGCGGGCACGCCATGGCACGGCATGGAGATGGTGGCGGTCAAGGGGTCGGCCGCGGACTATGTCGTGCTCCCCAAGGTGGAGACGGCGCGGCAGGTCAAGGACGTCTATAGCGTGTGCGGCAAGCCGGTGATCGCGATGATCGAAAGCGCGCGCGGCGTGCTGGCGGCGGCGGAGATTGCAGCGGGCGAGGGCTGCGCGGCGTTGTTCATGGGCAATAATGATCTGCGTAAGGACTTGGGCATCCCGGCGGGCGCGGGGCGCGAGGGGCTGAGCCATGCGATGCAGGCGGTGGTGCTGGCGGCGCGGGCTGCGGGGATCGCGGTGTTCGATGGGGTGTATAACCGGCTGGACGATCTGGGTGCGCTGGAGGCGGAATGCGCGGCGGGCCATGCGCTGGGCTTCGACGGCAAGACGCTGATCCATCCGAGCCAGGTGCCGGTGGCAAACCAGGTGTTCGGGCCGGACGCGCAGGCGGTGGTGGACGCACGGCGGCTGGTCGAGGCGGCCACCGGCGGGGCGGAACGCTATGAAGGGCGGATGATCGAGACGATGCATGTCGAGGAAGCGCGCGCGCTGATCGCGCGGGCGGAGGCGGTGGGGCAATAG
- a CDS encoding SPFH domain-containing protein has translation MLTTFALTLTGLVLFYLAVSVKVVRQGYQYTIERFGRFTEVAKPGLNFYPAFFYSVGRKINMMEQVVDIPGQEIITKDNAMVSVDGVVFFQVLDPAKAAYEVSELYVAIMQLATTNLRTVMGSLDLDETLSKRDEINARLLSVVDHATNAWGIKITRVELKDIRPPADIVNAMGRQMKAEREKRANILDAEGARAAEILRAEGEKQGQILQAEGRREAAFRDAEAREREAEAEAKATQMVSDAISAGNPQALNYFIAQKYVEAVSQFATSPNAKTILFPVEATQLIGTLGGIGQLAKDALGDAGTPTPPAAPPRRGPFGQSQG, from the coding sequence ATGCTGACGACCTTCGCACTGACGCTCACGGGCCTCGTCCTCTTCTACCTCGCGGTCAGCGTGAAGGTGGTGCGGCAGGGCTATCAATATACGATCGAACGCTTCGGCCGCTTTACCGAAGTCGCCAAGCCCGGCCTCAATTTCTACCCCGCCTTTTTCTATTCGGTCGGTCGCAAGATCAACATGATGGAACAGGTCGTCGACATTCCGGGGCAGGAGATCATCACCAAGGACAATGCCATGGTGTCGGTCGACGGCGTGGTTTTCTTCCAGGTGCTGGACCCGGCCAAGGCCGCCTATGAAGTCTCCGAACTCTATGTCGCGATCATGCAACTCGCCACCACCAACCTGCGCACCGTCATGGGGTCGCTGGACCTGGACGAAACCCTGTCCAAACGCGACGAGATCAACGCCCGCCTGCTCTCCGTGGTCGATCATGCGACCAACGCCTGGGGTATCAAGATCACCCGCGTCGAATTGAAGGACATCCGCCCGCCCGCCGACATCGTCAACGCCATGGGGCGCCAGATGAAGGCGGAGCGTGAAAAGCGCGCCAACATCCTGGATGCCGAAGGCGCCCGCGCCGCGGAAATCCTGCGCGCGGAAGGCGAAAAGCAGGGCCAGATCCTCCAAGCCGAAGGCCGCCGCGAAGCTGCCTTCCGCGACGCCGAAGCCCGCGAGCGCGAAGCGGAGGCCGAAGCCAAAGCGACCCAGATGGTGTCGGACGCGATCAGCGCGGGCAACCCGCAGGCGCTCAACTATTTCATCGCGCAAAAATATGTTGAGGCGGTCAGCCAGTTCGCCACCAGCCCCAACGCCAAGACCATCCTCTTCCCGGTCGAGGCGACCCAGTTGATCGGCACGCTGGGCGGCATCGGCCAACTCGCCAAGGACGCGCTGGGCGACGCCGGCACCCCCACCCCGCCGGCCGCCCCGCCCCGCCGCGGCCCCTTCGGCCAGAGCCAGGGGTGA
- a CDS encoding NfeD family protein yields the protein MTATLSLIQDHWGWLVFAALLGIAEVMIPGVFLIWISIAAAITGLVALALPIALPLQFLLFAALSIAAVYAGRRWYVDNPVASTDPLLNDRAARLIGHSVIVAEPIVGGEGRVKVGDSVWSATGPDTPMGARVRVIGVDGTILLVEGL from the coding sequence ATGACCGCCACCCTCTCCCTCATCCAGGATCATTGGGGCTGGCTGGTCTTCGCGGCCCTGCTCGGCATAGCGGAGGTGATGATCCCCGGCGTCTTCCTGATCTGGATATCCATCGCCGCAGCCATAACCGGTCTCGTCGCGCTCGCCTTACCGATCGCGCTCCCGCTCCAGTTCCTGCTGTTCGCGGCCCTCAGCATCGCGGCGGTCTATGCCGGCCGCCGCTGGTATGTGGACAATCCCGTCGCCTCCACCGACCCCCTCCTCAACGATCGCGCCGCGCGCCTGATCGGCCATAGCGTGATCGTGGCGGAACCGATCGTCGGCGGCGAAGGCCGGGTGAAGGTGGGCGACAGCGTCTGGAGCGCGACCGGACCCGACACGCCGATGGGCGCGCGCGTCCGCGTCATCGGTGTCGATGGCACAATCCTGCTGGTAGAAGGGCTTTAA
- a CDS encoding type II toxin-antitoxin system VapC family toxin encodes MFLIDTNVISESRKVRSGRAAPQVVDWLKATDPSTTFLSAMTLFELELGVVRVERRDAAQGENLRRWLDQIVKPGFAGRVLAMDGAVAVTCAALHVPDPVSERDAWIAATALVHGLTLVTRNGRDFDGTGVSIVDPWAGLTGR; translated from the coding sequence ATGTTCCTGATCGACACCAACGTCATTTCCGAAAGCCGCAAAGTCCGGTCGGGACGCGCTGCGCCGCAGGTCGTGGACTGGCTCAAGGCGACGGACCCAAGCACGACTTTCCTTTCAGCAATGACCCTGTTCGAGCTGGAACTGGGCGTGGTGCGGGTAGAGCGGCGCGATGCGGCGCAGGGCGAGAATTTGCGGCGCTGGCTCGATCAGATCGTCAAGCCGGGCTTTGCAGGCCGCGTACTGGCGATGGACGGCGCGGTCGCGGTCACCTGCGCAGCGCTGCACGTTCCCGATCCGGTGAGCGAACGCGACGCCTGGATCGCGGCGACAGCGCTGGTCCATGGGCTGACACTGGTGACGCGCAATGGGCGGGATTTTGACGGGACGGGGGTGAGTATTGTCGATCCCTGGGCGGGGTTAACGGGGCGCTGA
- a CDS encoding type II toxin-antitoxin system Phd/YefM family antitoxin, whose amino-acid sequence MTATFTSREFNRDPGSIKRAAQSGPVFITDRNKPSIVVLAIKDYERLAGHGASLFDVLMPHDDQDFDFDPPKAQIASRPAELD is encoded by the coding sequence ATGACCGCTACCTTTACCAGTAGAGAGTTTAATCGCGATCCCGGCAGCATCAAGCGGGCGGCCCAGTCCGGCCCGGTGTTCATCACTGACCGCAACAAGCCATCGATCGTCGTGCTGGCGATCAAGGACTATGAGCGGCTGGCGGGGCACGGCGCATCCTTGTTCGACGTGCTGATGCCGCATGACGACCAGGATTTCGATTTCGATCCGCCCAAGGCGCAGATCGCATCGCGCCCGGCTGAGCTGGATTGA
- a CDS encoding DUF885 family protein, with protein MLTTRRDLLAAGASAFALSALPARAAVAGPDAAAQALLADMAEAMLADAPETASGLGLDTGARAPLKSRLGNKTPAGQAQIAAHVKDRLARLRGIDLAPLSPATRIDVEVVRTAHETAAGGFAFPFGDMAIMNSNWSYRNSPYAVAQNTGSFVETPDFLDSNHVIKDTADADAYLARLSAYAANLGGETDRLKHDAGIGVTAPAFLLDKTLGQMQAVQALPLDQWVPVASLGRRTKDMPGDYAAKAQAIVHDRVAPALAAQVAELTRQRATATMDAGVWKLPQGEAYYAWALKAGTTTTMAPEEVHQLGLDQLAALQSEMDGLLAKLGMTKGTVGERMTAMGKDPRYLFPNSDAGRQQILSFIDGRLADIRTRLPRAFATLVPAKLIVKRVPLEIEAGAPGAYAGAGSIDGSVPGNYYINLRDTSIWPRYSLPTLCYHEGIPGHIWQGEYTYKLPLIRSLLAFNAYSEGWALYAEQLGDELGAYDGDIAGRLGYLQSIAYRCCRLVVDTGLHAKRWTRDKAIHWFATTNGSTVEDVQGEVDRYCAWPGQACGYKVGHGEIIRLRAMAKTALGDKFDFRLFNDAVVKAGGVPMTVLGKSIDAWVAERRKV; from the coding sequence ATGCTGACCACCCGTCGCGATCTGCTCGCCGCCGGCGCTTCCGCCTTCGCCCTGTCCGCTCTCCCCGCCCGCGCCGCCGTCGCCGGCCCGGACGCCGCGGCGCAGGCGTTGCTCGCCGACATGGCCGAAGCGATGCTGGCCGACGCCCCGGAAACCGCCAGCGGCCTTGGCCTCGACACCGGCGCACGCGCCCCCCTCAAAAGCCGCCTTGGCAACAAGACCCCCGCCGGACAGGCGCAGATTGCCGCCCATGTAAAGGACCGCCTCGCCCGGCTGCGCGGCATCGATCTCGCCCCGCTCTCGCCCGCAACCCGCATCGACGTGGAAGTGGTGCGCACCGCCCATGAAACCGCGGCGGGGGGCTTTGCCTTCCCCTTCGGCGACATGGCGATCATGAACAGCAACTGGTCCTACCGCAACAGCCCCTATGCGGTCGCCCAGAATACCGGCAGCTTCGTGGAAACCCCCGATTTCCTCGACAGCAACCACGTCATCAAGGACACGGCGGACGCCGACGCCTATCTCGCTCGCCTGTCCGCCTATGCCGCGAACCTGGGCGGCGAAACCGATCGGCTCAAACATGATGCCGGCATCGGCGTCACCGCCCCCGCCTTCCTGCTCGACAAGACACTGGGCCAGATGCAGGCGGTGCAGGCGCTCCCGCTGGACCAGTGGGTGCCGGTCGCCTCGCTCGGCCGCCGCACAAAGGACATGCCCGGCGATTATGCCGCCAAGGCGCAGGCCATCGTCCATGATCGGGTTGCCCCTGCCCTCGCCGCTCAGGTCGCCGAACTTACCCGCCAGCGCGCCACCGCGACGATGGATGCAGGCGTCTGGAAACTGCCGCAGGGCGAGGCCTATTATGCTTGGGCGCTCAAAGCCGGGACCACCACGACCATGGCCCCGGAGGAGGTCCATCAACTTGGCCTGGACCAGCTCGCCGCCCTCCAGTCCGAAATGGACGGCCTGCTCGCCAAACTCGGCATGACCAAAGGCACCGTGGGCGAACGCATGACCGCGATGGGCAAAGACCCGCGCTATCTGTTCCCCAACAGCGACGCCGGCCGCCAGCAGATCCTGTCCTTCATCGACGGCCGCCTCGCCGACATCCGCACCCGCCTGCCCCGCGCCTTCGCCACGCTGGTCCCCGCAAAACTCATCGTCAAGCGCGTACCGCTGGAGATCGAAGCGGGCGCGCCCGGCGCCTATGCCGGCGCGGGGTCGATCGACGGATCGGTCCCCGGCAACTATTATATCAACCTGCGCGACACCAGCATCTGGCCTCGCTACAGCCTGCCGACGCTCTGCTATCATGAGGGGATACCCGGCCATATCTGGCAGGGCGAATATACCTACAAACTCCCCCTGATCCGCTCGTTGCTCGCCTTCAACGCCTATAGCGAAGGCTGGGCGCTCTATGCCGAACAGCTGGGCGACGAACTGGGCGCCTATGACGGCGATATCGCCGGGCGGTTGGGCTATCTCCAATCGATCGCCTATCGCTGCTGCCGCCTGGTGGTCGACACCGGCCTTCACGCCAAGCGCTGGACCCGCGACAAGGCGATCCACTGGTTCGCCACCACCAACGGCTCGACCGTCGAGGATGTCCAGGGCGAAGTGGATCGCTACTGTGCCTGGCCGGGCCAGGCCTGCGGCTACAAGGTCGGCCATGGCGAAATCATCCGCCTGCGCGCCATGGCGAAAACCGCGCTGGGCGACAAGTTCGACTTCCGCCTGTTCAACGACGCTGTGGTCAAGGCCGGCGGCGTGCCCATGACCGTGCTGGGCAAAAGCATCGACGCCTGGGTGGCGGAGCGTCGCAAGGTATAA
- a CDS encoding ferredoxin--NADP reductase yields the protein MTDVTIEKPVLEPTGALSVETVLSVKHWNEHLFSFRITRPASFRFRSGEFIMIGLKGDNGKPLLRAYSIASPAWDEEIEFLSIKVQDGPLTSKLQKIEPGDQIYLGRKPTGTLVTDALLPGKRLFMLSTGTGLAPFLSLPRDPDVYEFYEQVVVVHSVRRVSDLAFRDEMQGKWGDDPLVSEQAPGQFHYVPTVTREPFDGHTARIDKLVESGALFEGIPGPAKFDPETDRIMMCGSMEMIKQFGAYFEEQGFTEGSNAAPGQFVIERAFVG from the coding sequence TTGACCGACGTGACGATCGAAAAGCCGGTATTGGAACCCACCGGCGCACTTTCCGTGGAAACCGTGTTGTCGGTGAAGCATTGGAACGAGCATCTGTTCAGTTTCCGCATCACGCGGCCCGCCAGCTTCCGCTTCCGGTCGGGCGAGTTCATCATGATCGGCCTGAAAGGCGATAACGGCAAACCGCTGCTGCGGGCTTACTCGATCGCCAGCCCCGCCTGGGACGAGGAAATCGAGTTCCTGTCGATCAAGGTGCAGGACGGCCCGCTGACCAGCAAGCTGCAAAAGATCGAGCCGGGCGACCAGATTTATCTGGGCCGCAAGCCGACCGGGACTTTGGTGACCGACGCGCTGTTGCCGGGCAAGCGACTGTTCATGCTGTCGACCGGCACGGGGTTGGCCCCGTTCCTCAGCCTGCCGCGCGACCCGGACGTGTATGAATTTTACGAGCAGGTCGTGGTGGTCCATTCGGTGCGCCGAGTGAGCGACCTGGCGTTCCGCGATGAGATGCAAGGCAAGTGGGGCGACGACCCGCTGGTGTCCGAACAGGCGCCGGGCCAGTTCCATTATGTGCCGACCGTGACCCGCGAGCCGTTTGACGGCCATACTGCACGGATCGACAAGCTGGTCGAGAGCGGCGCGCTGTTCGAAGGGATTCCGGGACCCGCGAAGTTCGATCCTGAAACCGACCGGATCATGATGTGCGGCAGCATGGAGATGATAAAGCAGTTCGGGGCGTATTTCGAGGAACAGGGCTTTACTGAAGGCTCCAATGCGGCGCCGGGGCAGTTCGTGATCGAGCGGGCGTTTGTCGGGTAA
- a CDS encoding phosphoenolpyruvate carboxykinase produces MQATSSITLADQGIKTNATQFWNLGTAPLVEAAVRNGEGILAKDGPLVVKTGKHTGRSAKDKFIVRDAETESTVWWGETNRGMTPEHFAALKEDFFKALGEKDTLYVADLFGGSQPEHRVNVRVINERAWHNLFIRTLLVRPTADELAGFAPEYTIIDLPTFKADPARHGCRSETVVAVNFTEKLILIGGTAYAGEMKKSVFGILNYLLPVKGVMPMHCSANIGANGDTAVFFGLSGTGKTTLSADASRTLIGDDEHGWSDTAVFNFEGGCYAKMINLSAEAEPEIFATTKRFGTVLENVVIDEETREIDLDDNSLAENSRGSYPIDFIPNTSEKNLGPVPKNIIFLTADAYGVLPPIARLTPEQAMYHFLSGYTARVAGTEIGVTEPTATFSTCFGAPFMPRHPSVYGNLLKERINKGGVTCWLVNTGWAGGKATMPGIKRMPIKVTRALLNAALDGSLNEAEFRTDPNFGFDVPVAVNGVEPTILDPRAMWADKQAYDATAATLVKAFVDNFAQFVDHVDDGVREAALVAA; encoded by the coding sequence GTGCAGGCCACATCCTCAATCACCCTGGCGGACCAGGGCATAAAGACCAATGCCACCCAATTCTGGAATCTGGGCACGGCGCCGCTGGTCGAAGCGGCGGTGCGCAACGGCGAAGGCATTTTGGCCAAGGACGGCCCGCTGGTCGTCAAGACCGGCAAGCATACCGGCCGCAGCGCCAAGGACAAATTCATCGTCCGCGACGCCGAAACCGAATCGACCGTGTGGTGGGGCGAAACCAATCGCGGGATGACACCGGAGCATTTCGCCGCGCTGAAGGAAGACTTCTTCAAGGCGCTTGGCGAGAAGGACACGCTCTATGTCGCCGACCTGTTCGGCGGATCGCAGCCCGAACATCGCGTGAATGTGCGCGTCATCAACGAGCGCGCCTGGCATAATCTCTTCATCCGCACGCTGCTGGTGCGTCCTACGGCCGATGAGCTGGCGGGCTTTGCGCCCGAATATACGATCATCGACCTGCCGACCTTCAAGGCCGATCCGGCCCGGCATGGCTGCCGCAGTGAGACGGTGGTCGCGGTCAACTTCACCGAGAAGCTGATCCTGATCGGCGGCACTGCCTATGCCGGTGAAATGAAGAAGTCGGTGTTCGGCATCCTCAACTATCTGCTGCCGGTGAAGGGCGTGATGCCGATGCATTGTTCCGCCAATATCGGCGCGAACGGCGACACGGCGGTCTTCTTCGGCCTGTCGGGCACAGGCAAGACGACGCTGTCCGCGGACGCCAGCCGCACGCTGATCGGTGACGATGAACATGGCTGGTCGGACACAGCGGTCTTCAATTTCGAAGGCGGCTGCTATGCCAAGATGATCAACCTGTCGGCGGAGGCCGAGCCGGAGATCTTCGCCACCACCAAGCGGTTCGGCACGGTGCTGGAAAATGTCGTGATCGACGAGGAGACTCGCGAGATCGACCTGGACGACAATAGCCTGGCCGAAAACAGCCGCGGTTCCTATCCGATCGACTTCATCCCGAATACGTCGGAAAAGAATCTGGGGCCGGTGCCCAAGAACATCATCTTCCTGACGGCGGATGCTTATGGCGTATTGCCGCCGATCGCGCGGCTGACGCCAGAACAGGCGATGTATCATTTCCTGTCCGGTTACACTGCGCGCGTCGCGGGGACCGAAATCGGCGTGACCGAGCCGACCGCAACCTTCTCGACCTGCTTTGGCGCGCCCTTCATGCCCCGTCATCCCAGCGTCTATGGCAATCTGCTCAAAGAGCGGATCAACAAGGGCGGCGTCACTTGCTGGCTGGTCAATACTGGCTGGGCCGGCGGCAAGGCAACGATGCCGGGCATCAAGCGGATGCCGATCAAGGTGACGCGCGCGCTGCTGAACGCGGCGCTCGACGGCAGCCTGAACGAAGCGGAGTTCCGCACCGATCCGAACTTCGGCTTCGACGTGCCGGTGGCGGTCAATGGCGTGGAGCCCACCATCCTTGATCCGCGCGCGATGTGGGCGGACAAGCAGGCCTATGATGCGACGGCGGCGACGCTGGTGAAGGCGTTTGTGGATAATTTCGCCCAGTTCGTGGACCATGTCGATGATGGTGTGCGCGAAGCGGCGCTGGTCGCCGCCTGA
- a CDS encoding response regulator transcription factor, with amino-acid sequence MTATIALVDDDKNILTSVSIALQTEGFATRIYSDPEGALKALLDNPADLAVFDIKMPRMDGLELLRRLREKSQMPVIFLTSKADELDEALGLAMGADDYIAKPFSQRLLLARIRAILRRAEVSRTPDAPDQPVADPIIRGRLEMDPARHRVKWNGQDVTLTVTEFLILETLAARPGVVKNRNQLMDAAYQDDVYVDDRTIDSHIKRLRRKFREVDSEFNAIDTLYGAGYRFSEE; translated from the coding sequence ATGACCGCAACCATCGCCCTGGTGGATGACGACAAGAATATCCTGACATCGGTGTCGATCGCGCTGCAGACCGAAGGCTTTGCGACGCGCATCTATTCCGACCCCGAAGGCGCGTTGAAGGCGCTGCTGGACAATCCGGCGGACCTTGCCGTCTTCGATATCAAAATGCCCCGTATGGATGGCCTCGAACTGCTGCGCCGCCTGCGCGAAAAAAGCCAGATGCCGGTCATCTTCCTCACCTCCAAGGCCGACGAGCTGGACGAGGCGCTGGGCCTGGCCATGGGTGCTGACGATTATATCGCCAAACCCTTTTCCCAGCGGCTGCTGCTGGCGCGCATCCGCGCCATCCTGCGCCGCGCCGAAGTCAGCAGGACGCCGGACGCCCCCGACCAGCCCGTCGCTGACCCGATCATCCGCGGCCGGCTGGAAATGGACCCGGCGCGCCACCGGGTGAAATGGAACGGGCAGGACGTCACCTTGACCGTCACTGAATTTCTGATCCTGGAAACACTTGCGGCGCGGCCCGGCGTGGTCAAGAACCGCAACCAGTTGATGGACGCGGCCTATCAGGACGACGTCTATGTCGACGATCGCACGATCGACAGCCATATCAAGCGGCTGCGGCGCAAATTCCGCGAGGTGGATTCCGAATTCAATGCAATCGACACCCTCTATGGCGCCGGATATCGTTTCTCGGAAGAATGA
- a CDS encoding ATP-binding protein yields the protein MAPDIVSRKNDGGDAGLRWSGRISLTPRILAVNVFALALLAGGFFYLDSYRTRIVDARLEQSARELKLLAIGLENAPADRHDALIAAYSRQTGDRVRRYAAGGGLIADSFTMDAPRYRLRSPAEEEWQRHVARFLDKVVDRIVSADRPPDFIEPAVDRADAWPELLLARKTGQPQAMNRYAPDRTFMISAAAQVRDGTALLATENARDITRIVRAERLRLGMVLAVAALASVLLSLFLARTIVRPLQRLARAAVRVRLGRAREVTVPRLPERRDEIGMLARALSDMSHALRQRIDATDAFAADVSHELKNPIASLRSALDALDRVGADRTDLREQLMAIAQDDVRRLDRLVTDIAEASRVDAELSRTRFEPIDLGVLIERMVIAREARGVPRGIRLAFARPRKDVAVVLGEEGRLIRVLDNLIDNAVSFSPDGGLVQIIATVADNEVLVSVEDEGPGVPPSEREHIFRRFHSVRPEGETFGKHSGLGLAIARSIIEGHQGKIGIGDREDAQSGARFILRLPMAVERDPGIVSE from the coding sequence ATGGCGCCGGATATCGTTTCTCGGAAGAATGACGGCGGCGATGCCGGGTTGCGCTGGTCCGGCCGGATCAGCCTTACGCCCCGCATCCTGGCCGTCAACGTCTTCGCGCTGGCGCTGCTGGCGGGGGGCTTCTTCTATCTCGACAGCTATCGCACGCGGATCGTGGACGCGCGGCTGGAACAGTCCGCGCGCGAATTGAAGCTGCTCGCCATCGGCCTGGAAAATGCGCCGGCCGACCGCCACGATGCGTTGATCGCCGCCTATTCGCGCCAGACCGGCGATCGGGTGCGGCGCTATGCGGCCGGTGGCGGCCTGATCGCCGACAGCTTCACCATGGATGCGCCGCGCTATCGCCTGCGATCGCCGGCCGAAGAGGAATGGCAACGCCATGTCGCCCGCTTCCTGGACAAGGTGGTGGACCGGATCGTGTCGGCCGACCGGCCGCCCGACTTCATCGAACCGGCGGTCGACCGCGCCGACGCTTGGCCCGAACTGCTGCTGGCGCGCAAGACCGGCCAGCCCCAGGCGATGAACCGCTACGCTCCCGACCGCACCTTCATGATCTCGGCCGCGGCGCAGGTGCGCGATGGCACGGCGCTGCTGGCGACCGAAAACGCGCGCGACATTACCCGCATCGTGCGCGCCGAACGGCTGCGCCTGGGCATGGTGCTCGCGGTCGCCGCGCTCGCCTCGGTGCTGCTCTCTCTCTTCCTGGCGCGCACCATCGTCCGCCCGCTCCAGCGCCTTGCCCGCGCCGCCGTGCGCGTGCGCCTGGGCCGTGCGCGCGAAGTCACGGTGCCACGCCTGCCCGAACGGCGCGACGAGATCGGGATGCTCGCCCGCGCCCTGTCCGACATGAGCCATGCGCTGCGCCAGCGGATCGATGCGACCGACGCCTTCGCCGCCGATGTCAGCCATGAACTCAAGAACCCGATCGCCTCGCTGCGCTCCGCCCTCGACGCGCTCGACCGGGTGGGGGCGGATCGGACCGACCTGCGCGAACAACTGATGGCCATCGCGCAAGACGATGTCCGCCGGCTCGACCGGCTTGTCACTGACATTGCGGAAGCCTCGCGCGTCGATGCTGAACTCTCCCGCACCCGCTTCGAGCCGATCGACCTTGGCGTGCTGATCGAACGCATGGTGATCGCCCGCGAAGCGCGCGGCGTGCCGCGCGGCATCCGCCTTGCCTTTGCCCGCCCGCGCAAAGATGTTGCGGTGGTGCTGGGCGAAGAAGGCCGGCTGATCCGCGTGCTTGACAACCTCATCGACAATGCCGTGTCCTTTTCGCCCGACGGGGGGCTGGTCCAGATCATCGCCACCGTCGCCGACAATGAAGTGCTGGTCAGCGTCGAAGATGAAGGCCCCGGCGTCCCGCCATCGGAGCGCGAGCATATTTTCCGCCGTTTCCACAGCGTCCGCCCGGAAGGGGAGACGTTCGGCAAACATTCCGGCCTCGGCCTCGCCATCGCGCGATCCATCATCGAAGGGCATCAGGGCAAGATCGGCATCGGCGACCGGGAGGACGCGCAAAGCGGCGCCCGCTTCATCCTGCGCCTGCCGATGGCGGTGGAACGCGATCCGGGCATCGTTTCGGAATAG
- a CDS encoding HPr kinase/phosphorylase produces the protein MARALSSETLHATSVAIDGRVVLLRGPSGSGKSDLALRLIDRGGALVSDDYTLVKRVEGRLIATAPDTIRGRMEVRGIGIVAMAALSDAPVALIADLFDPVDRMPLEPVHRNVAGIDVPVVKISPFEASAPIKVELALKALGLPAPDPS, from the coding sequence ATGGCGCGCGCACTTTCATCAGAGACGTTGCATGCAACGAGCGTGGCCATTGATGGCCGTGTCGTCCTGCTGCGCGGACCAAGCGGCAGCGGCAAGTCCGACTTGGCGCTGCGCCTGATCGATCGCGGCGGCGCCTTGGTCAGCGACGATTATACATTGGTGAAGCGCGTCGAGGGACGCCTCATCGCCACCGCGCCGGACACGATCCGGGGCAGGATGGAGGTGCGCGGCATCGGCATCGTCGCCATGGCTGCGCTGTCCGATGCGCCGGTCGCGCTCATCGCCGACCTGTTCGACCCGGTCGACCGCATGCCGCTGGAACCGGTCCATCGCAATGTCGCGGGTATCGATGTGCCGGTGGTGAAGATTTCCCCCTTCGAAGCCTCCGCCCCGATCAAGGTCGAACTGGCGTTGAAAGCGCTCGGCCTGCCGGCCCCCGATCCGTCATGA